One stretch of Balneola sp. MJW-20 DNA includes these proteins:
- the corA gene encoding magnesium/cobalt transporter CorA: MNKLRKKIRIPSFIKHQHKARKAPGEAPGTLKFVGDKKTEEVTIELYDYDSEQYSFHDLSKIDDSKPYLDSPSKTWINIKGLHDIEALKRIWTYFDLHPLIQEDILNTSQRSKIENYQNNIFFVIRMFNYIDEDEDLNVEQVSIVLGSNYVLSFQESDYPVFVPVVERIKKGAFRLRNEGPDYSAYALLDTIVDHYFHVLEKLGDEIEELEEKILENDDSSIPQQIHATRRKLIYFRKSVWPMRDSLNTLIRDESPFINEQNKVFYRDVYDHLVQIIDGVENYRDMVMGLLDMYMSHVSNKMNEVMKVLTIIATIFIPLTFVAGIYGMNFQYMPELSYTWAYPAVWVVMITITIVMILFFRRKDWL, translated from the coding sequence ATGAATAAGCTCCGAAAAAAGATACGCATACCCTCCTTCATCAAACACCAGCATAAAGCGAGAAAAGCACCCGGCGAGGCTCCGGGAACCCTGAAATTTGTTGGTGATAAGAAGACCGAAGAGGTAACCATAGAACTGTATGATTATGACTCTGAGCAGTATAGTTTTCATGATCTGTCCAAAATAGATGACAGTAAACCATACCTTGATTCTCCCTCAAAAACGTGGATCAACATAAAGGGTTTGCATGATATTGAAGCACTAAAAAGAATCTGGACATATTTCGATCTGCACCCGCTGATTCAGGAAGATATTCTCAATACTTCACAAAGATCTAAGATTGAAAATTACCAGAATAATATTTTCTTCGTGATAAGAATGTTCAACTATATAGACGAAGATGAAGATCTGAATGTAGAACAGGTCAGCATTGTGCTGGGAAGTAATTATGTGCTTTCTTTTCAGGAGTCTGATTATCCCGTATTTGTCCCGGTTGTTGAACGTATTAAAAAAGGTGCATTTCGCCTCAGGAATGAGGGGCCTGATTACTCTGCTTATGCCCTGCTTGACACTATTGTTGATCACTACTTTCACGTACTTGAAAAATTAGGGGATGAAATTGAAGAGCTGGAGGAAAAGATCCTCGAAAATGACGACTCCAGCATTCCGCAGCAGATCCATGCTACCCGCAGAAAACTAATTTATTTTCGTAAATCGGTCTGGCCTATGCGCGACAGTCTGAATACACTTATTAGAGACGAAAGCCCCTTTATTAACGAACAAAATAAAGTCTTTTATCGTGATGTCTATGACCACCTGGTTCAGATCATAGATGGGGTCGAAAACTACCGGGATATGGTCATGGGACTTCTGGATATGTATATGTCACATGTCAGTAATAAAATGAATGAAGTGATGAAGGTTCTTACGATCATTGCCACGATCTTCATACCCCTTACTTTTGTTGCCGGTATTTACGGAATGAATTTTCAGTATATGCCAGAGCTGTCCTATACCTGGGCTTATCCCGCTGTTTGGGTCGTCATGATCACCATCACAATTGTTATGATCTTATTTTTCCGTAGAAAAGACTGGCTCTGA
- a CDS encoding ABC transporter ATP-binding protein — MKNILEVRSLTKQFKSGDKTLTVVDNINFRIDPGTSCAIVGPSGSGKTTLLGLCAGLDQPTSGEVILHDAGLSALSEDQRASVRNEFVGFIFQSFQLIPTLTALENVMVPLELRGEATSTVRGRAIELLDSVGLGDRVHHYPTQLSGGEQQRVAIARAFINQPEVLFADEPTGNLDTETGEQIEGLLFDLNRQQNTTLVLVTHDPELAKKCDRTIRLKNGKILEDTAEEFSGVAANE, encoded by the coding sequence GTGAAAAATATTTTAGAAGTAAGGTCCTTGACCAAACAATTTAAGAGCGGTGACAAAACGCTGACTGTAGTTGACAACATTAATTTCCGGATAGATCCCGGTACATCCTGTGCCATTGTCGGACCTTCCGGTAGTGGCAAAACCACCCTATTAGGTTTATGTGCCGGTCTCGATCAACCTACTTCCGGGGAAGTTATACTTCATGATGCCGGCTTGTCTGCTCTTTCCGAAGATCAGCGTGCATCTGTACGGAATGAATTTGTTGGGTTTATATTCCAGTCTTTTCAGCTGATCCCAACCCTGACCGCACTGGAAAATGTAATGGTCCCTCTGGAACTTAGAGGAGAAGCTACCTCAACGGTCAGAGGCCGGGCTATTGAATTGCTGGATTCTGTTGGCTTGGGTGATCGCGTTCATCATTATCCTACACAGTTGTCAGGCGGTGAACAGCAGAGAGTGGCCATCGCTAGAGCATTTATAAATCAACCTGAAGTTTTGTTTGCAGACGAACCAACCGGAAATCTGGATACTGAGACCGGGGAACAGATCGAAGGACTCCTTTTTGACCTCAACAGGCAGCAAAATACAACCCTGGTATTAGTGACTCATGATCCCGAGCTGGCTAAAAAGTGTGATCGCACCATTCGCTTAAAGAATGGTAAGATCCTTGAAGATACAGCTGAAGAATTTAGCGGGGTTGCTGCAAATGAGTAA
- a CDS encoding PIG-L family deacetylase codes for MKKTFISLFLLLLSGSLYAQDSTITYKPKVLLVTAHPDDDALFSASVFKITRLMDGVVDLALMTNGEGGYKYSTLGNYIYGKDLDKEKTGREYLPGIRKKELMAGGDIVGIRNYFFFDQEDFYYTLDVREALDKWDTEWIIQRLEKIISEGDYDFMFLMLPFEGTHGHHKASAVLALRALNNLPEDQRPVALENFIRRGPDDPGVPFTMLEGFPLTKVKPGITFEFDRNQTFGFDDRLNYNIIANWVIAEHKSQGTMQLLMSTGVIEQYWYVDINKDQDIEKTRRFFNAINKVNIYEPIE; via the coding sequence ATGAAAAAAACATTCATCTCCCTGTTTCTTCTTTTATTAAGCGGAAGCTTATATGCACAGGATTCAACTATTACCTATAAGCCGAAGGTACTATTAGTAACTGCTCACCCCGATGATGATGCTCTGTTCTCCGCCAGTGTGTTCAAGATCACCCGGTTAATGGATGGCGTCGTAGATCTGGCATTGATGACTAACGGGGAAGGAGGATATAAATACTCCACACTGGGAAATTATATCTACGGAAAAGATCTGGATAAGGAGAAAACAGGAAGAGAATATCTTCCGGGTATTCGTAAGAAAGAGCTGATGGCAGGTGGTGATATTGTCGGTATCCGGAATTACTTCTTTTTTGATCAGGAAGATTTCTACTATACCCTGGATGTAAGGGAAGCTCTGGATAAATGGGACACAGAATGGATCATCCAGAGGCTGGAAAAGATCATCTCAGAAGGGGATTATGATTTTATGTTTCTGATGCTACCCTTTGAGGGAACACACGGACACCATAAGGCATCGGCGGTACTTGCATTAAGAGCTTTGAATAATCTTCCCGAGGATCAGCGTCCGGTTGCTCTTGAAAACTTTATCCGAAGAGGACCGGATGATCCCGGGGTGCCGTTTACCATGCTTGAAGGTTTCCCGCTGACCAAAGTTAAGCCGGGAATAACATTTGAATTTGACCGGAATCAGACCTTTGGTTTTGATGATCGTCTGAATTATAACATCATTGCGAACTGGGTGATCGCAGAACATAAGTCTCAGGGTACCATGCAATTATTAATGTCTACCGGCGTCATTGAGCAGTACTGGTATGTAGACATCAACAAAGACCAGGATATTGAAAAGACCCGCAGATTTTTTAATGCCATTAATAAGGTAAATATATATGAACCTATTGAATAA
- a CDS encoding arylesterase, whose translation MKAIKYPILLLILLSSNAYSQSGSEQTILFFGDSITAGLGVDKQEAFPAIIQDKIDSLELNYDVINGGLSGETSAGGLRRINWVLQRPVDIMFLELGGNDGLRGIELSSTRANLQGIIDAALDKNPDMKVVVVGMQVPPNLGTEYTAEFTDIYPELAQKNNLKLIPLIMNNLAGSKELMQGDGIHPTPQGHRLLADTIWDTLKPMITK comes from the coding sequence ATGAAAGCAATCAAATACCCTATTTTATTATTGATACTGCTTAGCAGTAATGCATATTCTCAAAGCGGTTCTGAGCAAACGATCCTCTTTTTTGGTGACAGTATTACAGCCGGGTTAGGTGTAGATAAACAGGAAGCTTTTCCTGCGATCATACAGGACAAGATCGATTCACTGGAGTTGAATTATGACGTAATCAATGGCGGACTCAGTGGAGAGACCTCTGCCGGCGGTCTAAGGCGGATCAACTGGGTTTTGCAGCGACCGGTGGATATCATGTTTCTGGAACTGGGAGGGAATGACGGATTAAGAGGGATAGAACTGAGCTCGACCCGGGCAAACTTGCAGGGAATCATTGATGCGGCCCTCGATAAGAATCCTGATATGAAGGTAGTTGTAGTTGGAATGCAGGTACCACCAAATCTGGGTACCGAGTATACGGCAGAGTTCACTGACATCTATCCTGAACTCGCACAAAAAAATAATCTGAAACTGATCCCATTGATCATGAATAACCTGGCCGGGAGTAAAGAACTGATGCAGGGTGACGGTATCCATCCGACTCCTCAGGGGCACCGGTTACTGGCTGATACTATATGGGATACCTTAAAACCAATGATCACAAAATGA
- a CDS encoding OmpA family protein produces the protein MKNSSSRLLFILIITILPLSSCSNWSKTAKGTTIGAGAGALAGAIIGKAAGNTTTGAIVGAAVGGAAGASIGYYMDRQAREIEEDLEGAKVERVGEGIKITFDSGILFDVNSYTLKDVSKANIADLSKILQKYEDTNIMVAGHTDDTGTEEYNQKLSEQRAMSVAEYTAFTGVEASRMTIIGYGESQPVADNSTVEGRQLNRRVEIAIWANDKLKEAARKGEIEE, from the coding sequence ATGAAGAATTCATCTTCCAGGTTATTATTTATACTAATCATCACCATCCTGCCGCTTAGTTCGTGCAGTAACTGGAGCAAAACGGCAAAAGGAACTACCATAGGTGCAGGAGCTGGTGCATTAGCAGGAGCCATCATTGGTAAAGCTGCTGGGAATACCACAACAGGAGCAATTGTAGGTGCAGCAGTTGGAGGTGCAGCCGGAGCATCCATCGGATATTATATGGACAGGCAAGCCCGTGAGATCGAGGAAGATCTGGAAGGAGCTAAAGTGGAGAGAGTAGGCGAAGGGATCAAGATCACTTTTGACTCGGGTATCCTCTTCGATGTCAATTCTTATACTCTTAAAGATGTTTCCAAAGCGAATATCGCTGACCTTTCCAAAATCTTACAAAAGTATGAGGACACTAACATTATGGTTGCTGGTCATACCGATGATACAGGAACTGAAGAATACAACCAGAAATTATCGGAGCAGCGTGCAATGTCGGTTGCTGAGTATACCGCATTTACAGGTGTTGAAGCGTCCAGAATGACCATAATTGGTTATGGTGAATCTCAACCAGTTGCTGATAACAGCACCGTTGAAGGCAGACAGCTGAATCGCCGGGTCGAGATAGCGATCTGGGCCAATGATAAACTGAAAGAAGCCGCACGTAAAGGAGAAATCGAAGAATAA
- a CDS encoding SGNH/GDSL hydrolase family protein — protein sequence MRYTQLFLLLTGLFIISCNSQDQPVSTESISFLALGDSYTIGTSVDSAGRWPVQLTDSLTKHGFNISDLKIVATNGWTTDELHSGLASDDLAPAYDLVSLLIGVNNQYRGYDIDIYRTEFRELLEHAIDYAGSDTSRVFVLSIPNYGVTPFARNRQPDKIRQELNNYNEIASVISAEYGIPFIDITPISELAAFDPSLLASDSLHPSAIMYSQWVSEALPVVKNMIENESDEQ from the coding sequence GTGAGATATACCCAATTATTTCTCTTACTGACCGGTCTATTTATTATATCCTGTAATAGTCAGGATCAGCCTGTATCCACCGAATCCATTTCGTTCCTGGCATTGGGCGATTCCTATACTATTGGAACGTCAGTTGATTCAGCAGGCAGATGGCCGGTACAGCTAACCGACTCCCTGACTAAACACGGATTCAATATTTCGGACCTGAAGATCGTGGCAACGAATGGCTGGACAACCGATGAACTGCACTCCGGTTTAGCCTCTGATGACCTTGCGCCTGCCTATGACCTCGTATCTTTACTGATAGGTGTAAATAATCAATATCGTGGATATGATATTGATATCTATCGGACTGAATTTCGTGAATTACTGGAACATGCTATTGATTACGCCGGCTCTGATACTTCCCGGGTTTTTGTATTATCTATACCGAACTATGGGGTGACACCATTTGCACGGAACCGCCAGCCAGATAAGATCAGGCAGGAACTTAACAATTACAATGAGATCGCCTCCGTGATAAGTGCTGAATACGGTATTCCTTTCATAGACATTACTCCCATATCCGAATTAGCGGCATTTGACCCCTCATTGCTTGCATCAGATTCCCTCCACCCATCAGCCATCATGTACTCACAATGGGTCAGCGAAGCATTACCTGTGGTAAAAAATATGATAGAAAACGAATCGGATGAGCAATAA
- a CDS encoding ABC transporter permease yields the protein MSKQKGMAWPWIFKMAFRDSRSNRKKLFLYMSAIIVGVAAQVAITSFRDNLNNSVNEQAKELLGADIEIEKNSPFDGPVRAYIDSLGAEESTAVDFTSMAYFPKTGATRLSQISAFEGNFPFYGDLITEPEGAGAVYQERGGALVDNAILEQFGLQPGDSVKVGYLTYEIVGGIIEIPGQPVATSFFGPRVFIPQENVEETGLLQRGSRVEYVSYLKFPDNINVDDVEDRLREIDRAGTDIRFDTVEERKEEVGEAITYLSNFLNLIGFIALILGGIGVASSIYVYIRQKTDTVAIMRCIGVSSDQAMYIYLVQAGLMGLIGSLIGAALGSFIQYYFPLLVADFIPVDVQLSLSWTSIGIGLLTGLVVSLLFALYPLLAVKKISPLNALRSVSNDLFSLLGKKIKIILTSAILAGIFLYAWLMISEPLPAFFFTLGMVACVGLLALFARGVMKAASGLIRSTFTYEVRQGLANLYRPNNQTTTLLLTIGLGVTLISSMYLTQDMLLERLDFSTDQELPNIALYDIQFDQNEGVNSIIKENDLGIIQNVPIVTMRIQGINGRTVEEIMADTSRRARRWAFNREYRSTYRDSLLMSEELVQGKFTGFADPSEGPVPVSLEQDIVGDLNVSMGDTITWDVQGIPIQTIVGSSRTVKWDQPMPNFFAVFPTGVLEGAPQFFATTVRSPNRESTLKLQQEIVQAYPNVSAIDVGQVLNTIQVFTDKITFVIQFMGLFSIITGLIVLIGSSATSRFQRIREGVLLRTLGAHKKQVVKIQIFEYILIGLMASLTGLILSVGSSMLIAYFFFDISFVPDFLVIGAEAVLLILIVVMIGVLNTRGMHSKPPLDVLRAEAN from the coding sequence ATGAGTAAACAAAAAGGAATGGCATGGCCGTGGATCTTCAAAATGGCTTTCAGAGATTCCCGGTCTAACCGGAAAAAATTATTCCTGTATATGTCTGCCATCATTGTGGGAGTGGCGGCTCAGGTTGCGATCACATCTTTTCGTGATAATCTCAATAACAGTGTAAATGAGCAGGCAAAAGAATTGCTCGGTGCTGATATTGAGATCGAGAAAAACAGTCCTTTCGACGGCCCGGTCAGAGCTTATATAGATTCCCTGGGTGCCGAAGAATCCACGGCTGTTGATTTCACTTCAATGGCTTACTTCCCTAAGACCGGAGCCACCAGATTATCGCAGATAAGCGCTTTTGAAGGTAACTTTCCTTTCTATGGAGATCTTATTACAGAACCCGAGGGTGCCGGTGCTGTGTACCAGGAACGCGGAGGTGCCCTGGTAGATAATGCAATTCTGGAACAATTTGGTCTTCAGCCGGGCGATTCGGTAAAAGTCGGCTATTTGACCTATGAGATCGTTGGAGGGATCATAGAGATCCCCGGCCAGCCGGTAGCAACTTCATTTTTTGGACCCAGAGTCTTCATCCCTCAGGAAAATGTGGAAGAAACAGGTCTTCTGCAGAGAGGATCGCGCGTCGAATATGTGTCTTATCTCAAGTTTCCGGATAATATAAATGTGGATGACGTAGAAGACCGTTTGCGTGAAATAGATCGTGCAGGCACCGACATACGCTTTGACACCGTTGAAGAACGTAAAGAAGAAGTCGGAGAGGCCATTACCTATCTCTCTAATTTTCTGAATCTTATTGGCTTCATTGCACTAATTCTTGGAGGAATAGGCGTTGCAAGTTCGATCTATGTGTATATACGCCAGAAAACAGATACAGTAGCGATCATGCGTTGTATAGGTGTTTCGTCCGATCAGGCTATGTACATTTATCTGGTGCAGGCCGGATTAATGGGACTTATCGGCTCATTGATCGGTGCAGCACTGGGAAGCTTTATACAATATTATTTTCCCTTACTGGTCGCAGACTTTATCCCGGTTGATGTACAGCTATCCTTGTCATGGACCTCAATTGGCATCGGTCTCTTAACAGGCCTCGTGGTTTCTTTATTATTCGCACTGTACCCCTTACTCGCTGTAAAAAAGATCAGTCCCTTAAACGCACTGCGATCGGTCAGTAACGATCTCTTTTCACTGCTTGGAAAAAAAATTAAGATCATTCTGACCTCAGCAATCCTGGCCGGCATATTTTTATATGCATGGCTGATGATAAGCGAGCCCTTACCTGCTTTTTTCTTTACCCTTGGCATGGTTGCTTGTGTTGGCCTGCTGGCCTTGTTTGCTCGGGGGGTGATGAAAGCCGCATCCGGACTGATCCGATCAACCTTTACCTATGAAGTTAGACAGGGACTGGCAAACCTTTACCGTCCGAATAACCAGACCACTACACTGCTGCTTACTATAGGGCTCGGCGTTACTCTTATCAGTTCAATGTATCTGACTCAGGATATGCTGCTGGAAAGACTGGATTTCTCAACAGATCAGGAATTACCGAATATTGCCTTGTATGATATTCAGTTTGACCAAAATGAGGGTGTAAATTCGATAATCAAGGAAAATGATCTTGGAATCATACAGAATGTTCCGATCGTAACTATGAGGATTCAGGGAATCAACGGAAGAACCGTAGAAGAGATCATGGCGGATACCTCAAGACGCGCCAGAAGGTGGGCATTTAACCGGGAGTACCGTTCAACTTACCGAGATAGCCTGCTAATGTCAGAAGAGCTCGTACAAGGAAAGTTTACAGGATTTGCCGATCCGTCTGAAGGCCCGGTCCCGGTTTCACTGGAACAGGACATAGTGGGTGATCTGAATGTCAGTATGGGTGATACCATAACATGGGATGTACAGGGTATTCCGATACAAACGATTGTCGGGAGCTCCCGTACCGTTAAATGGGATCAGCCGATGCCAAATTTCTTCGCAGTCTTCCCTACCGGAGTACTTGAAGGTGCTCCGCAATTCTTTGCAACTACGGTCAGATCTCCCAACCGTGAAAGTACTCTAAAACTACAACAGGAGATCGTACAGGCATATCCCAATGTTTCAGCTATTGACGTTGGGCAAGTACTGAATACCATACAGGTCTTTACGGACAAGATTACTTTCGTGATCCAGTTCATGGGGCTGTTCAGCATCATTACCGGTCTTATTGTATTGATCGGTTCATCGGCAACCAGCAGGTTTCAAAGGATCCGTGAGGGAGTACTTTTAAGAACACTTGGTGCTCATAAGAAACAGGTAGTAAAAATTCAGATCTTTGAATACATATTAATAGGTCTGATGGCCAGCCTTACCGGGCTCATATTATCGGTAGGATCCAGTATGCTCATAGCGTACTTCTTCTTCGATATTAGTTTTGTCCCGGACTTCCTTGTGATCGGAGCAGAAGCGGTATTACTGATCCTTATTGTTGTGATGATCGGAGTTCTTAACACCCGGGGAATGCACTCAAAACCTCCCTTGGATGTATTGCGGGCTGAAGCAAATTAA
- a CDS encoding SIMPL domain-containing protein, with amino-acid sequence MDLSKTSRTLSLILLIVLTFSGCSTAQSLEMGADQDRSLHISLSADEVVKADRLIFRININSQADTPADAYSTHKERESFLAGLLQKYDIEEEDIDYQLMRMNRQFNSRNNTETINTSQSVSVTFSDTDLYEEIQLTLIENGFDNFNGSFAYSKVEEAKKAAMKRAISKALEQAKLITEAAGTQLGNISRIVYSDYNVMPVQNMRMESASISMDTSPGMLDFEKSIVVRASVSVTYLIQ; translated from the coding sequence ATGGATTTATCTAAAACAAGCCGCACCCTCTCCCTCATACTTCTCATCGTTCTGACCTTTTCCGGATGCAGTACTGCTCAGTCGCTGGAAATGGGAGCTGATCAGGACCGAAGCCTGCATATAAGTCTATCTGCTGATGAGGTTGTAAAAGCAGACCGGCTTATTTTCAGGATCAATATTAATTCTCAGGCTGATACACCTGCCGATGCTTACTCAACCCATAAAGAAAGAGAAAGTTTTCTGGCCGGTCTGCTGCAAAAATATGATATAGAAGAAGAGGATATTGATTATCAGCTTATGAGAATGAATCGCCAGTTTAACAGCCGGAATAACACAGAGACCATAAATACTTCACAATCGGTCAGCGTGACATTCTCGGACACCGACCTTTATGAAGAGATCCAGCTGACTCTTATCGAAAACGGTTTTGACAACTTTAACGGCTCTTTTGCTTACTCAAAAGTAGAAGAAGCCAAGAAAGCGGCAATGAAAAGAGCGATCTCCAAAGCCCTGGAGCAAGCCAAATTGATCACGGAAGCAGCCGGCACACAGCTCGGAAATATATCCAGGATCGTATATTCAGACTATAATGTCATGCCCGTACAGAACATGAGAATGGAATCGGCCTCAATCTCGATGGATACCTCCCCCGGCATGCTTGATTTTGAAAAAAGTATCGTGGTCAGAGCTTCGGTATCAGTGACCTACCTTATTCAATAG